The Chryseobacterium oranimense genome contains the following window.
CCGTAAAAGGTCTTTACTGGCAGAAACTCGATAAAAGCCTTATCCGGTCCGGACAGAGGCTGGATCAGACCGTTCTTGAGAAAGAAGTGACCCGGATCAATGATATGATGAGGGAAAACGGATATTATAGATTTAACAGTTCGAATGAAGAGATTTATTTCGTGGCAGATTCCCTGAAAAGTAAAAAACAGGTGCCTCTTACCCTGGAAATCCATAAAGACTCTGCCGACCACCCTTATAAAGTAGCAACCATAGGAAATATTGATGTTGCCATTGTTAATGAAGCCGGTGATTTTCCTAAAAATACGGTTAAAGACAGTTTAAGAAGAATCAGATTCCATAAAATGGACGACAGCTACAAAACGTCTTCCTTATGGAGAGCTGTGATTGTAGACCACAAAAAAGTCTATGACCAGAAAGCCCTTGATCTTACCAAAAGAAATTTTATTGCCATGAATAATTTCAGTATTCTGAAAGCAAGGGATTCTTTAAGAAGAGGAGGCGTTACAGCACCTAATGACAGTATCGTAGATGTACTGTATGTACTGAAACCGCTTCCGAAATACGAACTTAAGCTGGGAACAGATATCAACTACTCACAGATTCTTAATCTTGGAGTATCCCCTTCTGTAGACCTTACCACAAGGAATGTTTTCAGAGGGGCAGAAAACCTTTCTACCAGCATTTCGGGAACATTCGGTTCCATCAGAAGTACAAAGAATATTGATAAAAGAGAACTTGCCTACGAAATTTCGGCGCAGGCTTCTCTGAATTTCCCAAGGCTTCTCCTGCCATTTAATTATTATAAGCTTCTTCCCAAAAGATATACCCCGATCTCTTCTATTATTTTAGGAGCTTCATTACAGAATAATATCGGCTTAGGAAGGGTAAACTTCAATACGGGACTGAATTACCAGGCGAATGTAAATGACCAGGTGTCACACAGACTTACCCTTTTCAATACACAGGTCAGTCTTACGAAAAATAAGGATGCTTATTATGATTATTTTGCCAATGATGAGATCATCAGGAGAGATGTGTTTGCCGGATATTTTGCCAGTAAACCGCCGGAACTTCAGCAACAGTTTAATTCCGGACAACTTAGCATAGATGATGTTTCTGAATTAATCCTGGGAGATACAGCTTACCTTCAAACACTGGATAAAAGAGGCCAGGACCTTATTTTAGCGTTTATGGGATCGCTTGTTAATAAAGACAGACAGACTCAGGATGTCCTTATTTCTTCTATGATTTATAATTTTGTGTATAGTGAGATCGGTAAAAAAGATTATCCCAATGCATTCTATTTTAATGGTAAAGTAGAGCTTGCAGGTAATATTTTAAGCATATTCAATCAGAAAAGAGATGCCGGAGGTGTTGTAACAAGTCCGCAAAGAACTATTTTCGGGATTCCTTATGCCCAGTTTGTGAAATTTGACATCGATACCCGAAAATACTTTAAATTTAATGGCAATCAAACCTTAGTTTTAAGACAGTTCATAGGACTTGGAATTCCATATGGGAACTCTACCGGTATGCCTGTAATTAAATCGTATTTCAATGGTGGATCAAATGATATCAGAGCCTGGGTGGCATTTGGAGGGCTTGGTCCGGCAGATTCTCAGGTCGATGAAAGAGTCCGAACCTATATGACCAGCAACGTAAAACTTACCACGAACATAGAATACAGGATTCCTTTTAATGATATGTATGAAGGCGCCCTATTTACAGATATCGGAAATACATGGAGCCTTAAAAACTACAATGACGGGTATGGAGATGAATTTAAATTCAATAAGTTCCTGGGACAAATGGGGATCGGCAGCGGATTTGGATTAAGGGTAAATGTCGCTTACATTACGTTCCGACTTGACCTTGCCTATAAGATCTACGACCCAAACAAGCCTGATGGCGACCGATGGAGATTTAAAAATTTCCAGCCTTTTAAACCAACATTGAATATCGCATTCGGATATCCTTTCTAATCCGGAGAAATTCCCAATATAAAGTAGACTACAGCAATCACTCTGGCAAGTATTTCCCGGATCTGGTTTCTGTAGTAGCTTTCGGGCTTTGTAACATCCTGAGCATCGAATCCAAGAGCATTCATATTATTATTTCTTGCAAAAAACAATGCACGGAGATTATGGAAGCCCTGTGACACAATAATCACATCTTTCTTTTTATAGACGTCTTTACAGCGCAGAATGCTTTTATATGTATTAAAACCTTTAGGGTCTTCTATGATGATATCTTCCGGAACACCTTCCTGATTCACCAGGTAATTCTTCATGGCAGCAGGCTCGTTGTAACCTTTACTTTTCTCTCCGCTTACAATAATTTTTTTGATTTTACCGTGATGGTAAAGGAGCGCAGCTGCATCCATTCTTTTCGTAAAATAAGGATTGGATTGTCCGGATCTCATCTTTGGTGAAGTTCCCAGCACAAGAGCTATTTCCCGGGGCGGAATTTTAGAGATTTTGGTGTAGGTTCGCCCGTTGGTAAGCCCAAAAACCCAGGCATTGCAAAGGCATATCAGCAGAATTCCTATTTCTGCCAATACAAAACCCAAGTTAAATATGTTCCTGATGATTCTCAACTAAGATCAAAGTTAAGCTTTATTTTCTTACTTTTTACAATGGACATGCAAGCTAATATTTTCCCTTGTCTCTCTTCTTTTTCCGTCAGGTATTCATTTTCAAGAAGTTCCACTTCACCTTCTTCAAGATAGCACTCGCAGCTGCCGCAGATTCCGGATTTACATGAATAAGGTACCGGAAAATTCTGTATCAGAAGCTGTTGCAGGATCTTTTCTTTATTATCAGGAAGATGGGTTTCATAGTCTTTTCCAAGTATTTTAAAGGCAACCTCTATATTTTCAATCAGTGGAAATTCCTTTTCTACAGGATAGATATCATCATTATATTCTTCAAAAAGCTCAAAATGAATGTTCTTTTTCGGAATCCCATGATGATAGCAGGCATTAGCCAATGATTTGATCATCTCTCCTTTTCCACATATCAGTACTTCATCTACCGCATCCCAGATCGTAGATTCCTCATCGGTATCATCCAGATGCAGAATCTGATTAATGATCAGATTCAGTTTCTTTTCATCCAGTCGCCCGAAGAAAAACCGGTCAGCCGTTTTTTCCTGTGAAAAGAAATAGAAAATCTGAAGCCTCTCGTCATAGATTCTTGCAAGATTGTCAAGCTGTTCTCTATAGATAAGCTCTTCGGAACTTTTATTTCCAAAAAACAGAAAAAGTCTGGTACGCGGTTCTGTATGAAGAATATTCTTAAAATGACTCAGGATCGGGGTAATTCCTATTCCTGCTGCAAATGCAACAATCGTTCTGAATTCGCTCGGTTTGGAAACCAGTGTAAATCTTCCGGAAGGTTCTCCCACCATCAGCTCATCTCCAACATGATAATTTTTAAACAGCTCTGAAGTAGCCCCTTCAGGCGAATTCACCTTTATTCCAAGGGAAATTTTTTTCTCGTAAGGTGCCGAAGTCATTGAATAATCATTAATAACTTCCCGGCCATGAGCAATAAATTTTATGCTGACAAACTGTCCTGCTTCGAAACTGAAATTCTCCTGCAAACTCCCGGGAACCTCGAATTCCAGAGAAAAAGTATTTTTGGTCAGTTGTTCCTTTTTCGCTATTTTTAACGGATGAAACTGTATCAGTTTCCCTTTATAGATTTGTTGTTCCATACTTCAATTCAAAAATAGTCAAAAAATAATTTATGAAGAAGATAATTTTATCCGCGCTTGTTTTCACTGCTCTTTACAGCTGCAAAAAAGAAGGTCAGAAGACAGACGGTACAACTGTGGCAGACTCAGTTTCCGTTACAGACCATACAGCATCTGCAACGGGAGCTTATACTTCCAGGGAACTTTCTCCGGAAAATCTTGGAAAATATTTAGCTCAAAAAAATGACACTTTATATGTGACCAATTTCTTTGCCACATGGTGCGGACCTTGTATGAGAGAGATCCCTCATTTTAAGAATAAAATGGAGGAACTAAAAGGTAAGCCGGTAAAATTTACATTCATCAACCTTGATGATAAATCCGAATGGAATACCTCTGTAAAAACATTTGCACAGGAAAATAATCTTGCGAAAGACATTATTCTGTTAGATGGCCAGAAACTGGACGCTACATTCTTCAGTAGTAATTTCAAACAATGGGACGGCGGGTCAATTCCTTTTACTTATTTGAGAAAAGGCGACAAAACCGATGAATACCTGGGAATGATGACAGAAGAAGTATTGAACTCTAAAGTTGATGCCCTTTTAAAATAAAACATCCAGATTCTTTCTGACTATGTCGAAAAAATTCAAAATCCTGTGTTTACTGTTGGCGGCTGCTATAATTCTTACTGTAGTCATCAACCTGAATACAGGATTTTTAAGTTTAAATTTTCAGGATTTTTTTCAGGATTCTGCTCAAAGCCAGATCGCTGAAATCCGCATCAACAGAGTACTGGTAATGCTTCTGGCAGGGATATCAATTCCTACGTCCGGATTTCTGATGCAGGAATACTTTCAGAATCCCCTGGCTGGCCCTGATATTTTAGGAATCACCTCTGTAGCCAGCTTATCTGTAGCATTTTATATTTTCTTTTCTCATGACTTCCTGATTCCGGAGTTTTTACAGAACAGTTTTCTCAGTCTTTCA
Protein-coding sequences here:
- a CDS encoding outer membrane protein assembly factor: MSCKHYKNSPQKYYKIISFATFVGLLYACSTTKKVPEGEYLLTKNNFKFEDKKESFDEELKDYVQQKPNKKQLLFMPLSLGFYNMANPKYDTLLNEYMTYPSEMRNQKLRDSLFLKYDMKSSVGKTLFMDRLLHSWGTPPVILDQTRSEKSAESIEKRLVYRGFWDAKVDFKHAIDSASKKAAVNYFIRHNDPTYIKDYYYNITDPTVKGLYWQKLDKSLIRSGQRLDQTVLEKEVTRINDMMRENGYYRFNSSNEEIYFVADSLKSKKQVPLTLEIHKDSADHPYKVATIGNIDVAIVNEAGDFPKNTVKDSLRRIRFHKMDDSYKTSSLWRAVIVDHKKVYDQKALDLTKRNFIAMNNFSILKARDSLRRGGVTAPNDSIVDVLYVLKPLPKYELKLGTDINYSQILNLGVSPSVDLTTRNVFRGAENLSTSISGTFGSIRSTKNIDKRELAYEISAQASLNFPRLLLPFNYYKLLPKRYTPISSIILGASLQNNIGLGRVNFNTGLNYQANVNDQVSHRLTLFNTQVSLTKNKDAYYDYFANDEIIRRDVFAGYFASKPPELQQQFNSGQLSIDDVSELILGDTAYLQTLDKRGQDLILAFMGSLVNKDRQTQDVLISSMIYNFVYSEIGKKDYPNAFYFNGKVELAGNILSIFNQKRDAGGVVTSPQRTIFGIPYAQFVKFDIDTRKYFKFNGNQTLVLRQFIGLGIPYGNSTGMPVIKSYFNGGSNDIRAWVAFGGLGPADSQVDERVRTYMTSNVKLTTNIEYRIPFNDMYEGALFTDIGNTWSLKNYNDGYGDEFKFNKFLGQMGIGSGFGLRVNVAYITFRLDLAYKIYDPNKPDGDRWRFKNFQPFKPTLNIAFGYPF
- a CDS encoding vancomycin high temperature exclusion protein, producing MAEIGILLICLCNAWVFGLTNGRTYTKISKIPPREIALVLGTSPKMRSGQSNPYFTKRMDAAALLYHHGKIKKIIVSGEKSKGYNEPAAMKNYLVNQEGVPEDIIIEDPKGFNTYKSILRCKDVYKKKDVIIVSQGFHNLRALFFARNNNMNALGFDAQDVTKPESYYRNQIREILARVIAVVYFILGISPD
- a CDS encoding ferredoxin--NADP reductase, with the translated sequence MEQQIYKGKLIQFHPLKIAKKEQLTKNTFSLEFEVPGSLQENFSFEAGQFVSIKFIAHGREVINDYSMTSAPYEKKISLGIKVNSPEGATSELFKNYHVGDELMVGEPSGRFTLVSKPSEFRTIVAFAAGIGITPILSHFKNILHTEPRTRLFLFFGNKSSEELIYREQLDNLARIYDERLQIFYFFSQEKTADRFFFGRLDEKKLNLIINQILHLDDTDEESTIWDAVDEVLICGKGEMIKSLANACYHHGIPKKNIHFELFEEYNDDIYPVEKEFPLIENIEVAFKILGKDYETHLPDNKEKILQQLLIQNFPVPYSCKSGICGSCECYLEEGEVELLENEYLTEKEERQGKILACMSIVKSKKIKLNFDLS
- a CDS encoding TlpA family protein disulfide reductase, with translation MKKIILSALVFTALYSCKKEGQKTDGTTVADSVSVTDHTASATGAYTSRELSPENLGKYLAQKNDTLYVTNFFATWCGPCMREIPHFKNKMEELKGKPVKFTFINLDDKSEWNTSVKTFAQENNLAKDIILLDGQKLDATFFSSNFKQWDGGSIPFTYLRKGDKTDEYLGMMTEEVLNSKVDALLK